The following proteins are co-located in the Gigantopelta aegis isolate Gae_Host chromosome 5, Gae_host_genome, whole genome shotgun sequence genome:
- the LOC121373566 gene encoding uncharacterized protein LOC121373566, translating to MEVVLSRDRITKQQVDLIVNCILSDIGAERQGHMEICITPLNTRSHEKEEVDVIVNCIQSDKHLSDRGVSSRRTDIGDEQQGHMEICSTPQVGAIVSSILSDKQLVRSWCIF from the exons ATGGAGGTTGTTCTTTCAAGAGACAGGATCACCAAGCAACAG GTCGATCTTATTGTAAACTGTATTCTGTCAGATATCGGAGCTGAACGACAAGGACACATGGAGATATGCATCACACCGCTAAACACGCGGTCACATGAAAAAGAGGAA GTCGATGTTATTGTAAACTGTATTCAGTCAGATAAACATTTGTCCGATCGTGGTGTATCTTCTAGAAGGACTGATATCGGAGATGAACAACAAGGACACATGGAGATATGTAGCACACCTCAA GTCGGTGCTATTGTAAGCAGTATTCTGTCAGATAAACAGCTTGTCCGATCGTGGTGTATCTTCTAG